The Lepeophtheirus salmonis chromosome 13, UVic_Lsal_1.4, whole genome shotgun sequence genome segment agaGTGGgtaggccacttttgacaacatcaatgaaaaaaaaaaaacatcttctccgttgcaagactctgttgaatgagtcttttgagtccATTTGTACTATTTCTTTGATACTTTTGCTCCTGCCCCTACAGCCCCGATACCaactccctcgactacaccttttgggtacatgtcgaggggaaggactgctgtgtccgtcatccaaacatttATATCCTCAAAAGCACAGTCAGCCAATACTGTGACGCTGTGgtagaggactacatctacagcaggtgccaggccttccaccgccgaCTGGAAACCATTAATGAGTAGGAGAGCTTGCTTCAACATACatctatagtattttttttataataaattatattcttaattaataaattatatcttgttgaagtttcaaatgTTAATTCACCACTCGTTATCTTACAtggagattttttaaaaagggaaaCGATAAATGATCTATATTAAGAAAGCAAttctcttttgttcattatttaataattgtgtGTGTGCCAACATCtttctctaaaagaagaattctctcCTATCTGtggtataaattgatttaaaatgctaaatagaataaatatctatgaattaaaatgtaattgtcatattttcctttcattaatgatattttaaatgtagaagattctACTCTTTATAGTAGAAATTCATTTTATCCCtctaaaatcataaaacaggcacctaataaccaaaaaaaaggtCTCAATACGAGTGTATCATATGTTTttctcccgccttctcctcgtgctATTACAAAAGATCATCTCTAATCATTATCCATGTGCATTTTATGATATGTTAAGATTGGAATTAGATATAAAAGTTGGtacgttaaaaaaattttttacgttatatttcttattttcatttaacaATCAATAGGAGTCATACTAATATTGGGTAAAAATAATAAGGTTGGCTCTAACGAGATacgaaattttgaaattagtgTTGAGccgaattatttaaattttaacggtataaatagttttataacttaccactctataattttttagaccGAAACTCAACACTTGTACAAATGAATGCCTATCGCAAGAAATGAAATCGACAAGGtagacaaataatatataaaccagggtggtctgaaaagctTCTGGCCCaacaaagatacaatacattttttttccgaattttgattttatttttcaacatagtctccttatAACTATACACATTTCTTCCAGAGATGCTCACATGtctgtccaaatagtactcggcgttttttcCGCAATATAATTGTTCTCGAAGGTAATTGcctttttatttggcaaaactCTGATTTATGGCTCCTGGATACTccattttgtccattttcagaaaaaaacacttaaatcAACTCcttcaaacgactgttacataacatcTGATTGTCCAAAATGACTCAAACTTTAGTGAGTAACTtacaacagatgctagatagatgtgactagcttttttttacgagtgctgtcatcttcatattgaggttggaaactttttagaGCACCCTCGTATGTTACTTCTAAAACGTTTCTTATAGTTGTTTTAAATGATGGACCTGTCTGTTAgtaaaaatttgatactttttgagACACTTACAAATATGAgagataattacatatattgatgTATTAGGTATTAATTTCCAGGTATTTAcatactaaataaaaacaacaaaccaAGGAGAGTCATGTCAAGGTTgtcaaaaacaaatcaaaatacttttgtaatatGAGCAGGGGGAATTTTGATAGGTTCATTAGGATAttgccattttttattatttcttttttgttaggagcttttttttctaattttgtatgcTGCTTTCCCTACgcataactatattttatggaTAAACAATAATGGTACATAGGAGGAGGACTTAGAATATTTAGgagatgtttgaaaaaatgcaaaaagcAGCTTTGGAGCCAAatctgataaaataattaagtattatacatatataaaaatctatgtaatcataaaagaaaataattatgtttacaaatatatgtacatataattccaaaatattcaagaaagtttctaatgacgtcatttttaagCGGGCTCTTCAAAGCCCgagttcttcttcttcttctcttttcctCTTCTTAATCTACGAGTACATGTATAAATTGGAAAGACTATCAATGCgcaaggaagaagaagaagtagtGAAGAGGGGGAATTATGTTGGAGAGAAGAGAGAGGAAGAAGAGAGAGTCAAAGTATGCTTTTAAAAAAGGCCGATCCTCGGGCTGCTGCTGAAGCAGACTTTATACTCactccgttttttttttgtttttgttttttgtgcaTATTACCATTTTGTCTTGAGCGTGTTGTTTCCCATTCGTATTCGTTGATTTCTTCAAGATGGAAAAGTGTagagtgaaatttaaaaaaaaataattgaggtgacatgatttgaataaaatcctCAATTTCCTTCCTTCCGACCAAAGGTTGTAGAACAACTCAGAGTTACATATTTGATTATACTTCCGTGTGGTGTTCCTTATTATGACTATGAGTTAACCGTAAATTGGATATAAGTAGATCATCATTATCATTTTAGCCGATACATAATTTTGAGgtgctaaaattgaattaaagtcGACGTTAATATTAAGACCTCGCAAGTAATTTGtaagggaaaaaagaaaaaaaattactgacaGTTGGAAAAAAAGACCTTCAAGACAAGTTCTCAAAGTTCACAAACGGttgaaataaatccatcttccTTGGACTTGATCTTCCCTTCCTTAAAATAGCTCCAAATATGGCCTCGGTGGCCGCCTGGCTTCCTTTCGCCCGAGCAGCAGCGATAGGATGGGTTCCCATTGCCACCCATCCCCTGCCTCCTCCTCCAGCGATGCATGGAAAGCAGCGATGTGAGGATGAGAAACTCATTGTGAACATCTCGGGCCGACGCTTCGAAACGTGGCAAAACACACTTGAAAAGTATCCAGACACTCTCCTTGGCTCCAATGAACGTGACTTTTTTTACGAAGAGGAAACGGGAGAGTACTTTTTTGATCGAGATCCGGATATATTTCGCCATATCCTTAATTACTATCGAACAGGGAAGCTCCATTATCCACGGAACGAGTGTTTGACTCAGTATGACGAGGAACTTGCCTTTTTCGGAATCATGCCAGATGTCATTGGTGATTGTTGCTATGAGGATTATCGTGATCGGAAGCGAGAGAATGCTGAGCGACTCATGGATGATAAGTTAGATGAAGAAGAGGGAGCCGATGCGATTGTGCCAGAGGAGTTTCGAGAACGAATGTGGCGAGCCTTTGAAACGCCTCACACCTCCACTCCAGCGCTTGTCTTTTATTATGTCACTGGATTTTTCATTGCAGTATCTGTGATGGCTAATGTGGTGGAAACAGTGCCATGCGGGGAAGTTCCTGGACGGAATCAAATTCAGCCCTGTggggaaaaatacaaaataatgtttttttgtttggacACAGCATGTGTCATGATTTTTACTGCAGAGTACTTTCTACGATTATACGCCGCTCCAGATCGGTTTAAATTCATGCGCTCCGTCATGAGTGTCATAGACTTTGTGGCCATTATGCCCTACTACATTGGTCTTGGCTTAAGTGATGATAATGAAGTCTCTGGAGCTTTTGTTACGCTTCGCGTCTTTCGTGTTTTTAGAATCTTTAAATTCTCCCGTCATTCTCAAGGTTTGCGGATCCTAGGATATACTCTCCAGTCCTGTGCCTCAGAGCTGGGCTTTCTCGTCTTCTCTCTAGCAATGGCCATCATTATCTTTGCAACCATTATGTTCTATTGTGAAAAGTCTGTAGATGGGTCCACTTTTACATCCATTCCAGCTGCTTTTTGGTACACCATTGTGACTATGACGACACTCGGGTAAGTTTCTGTTCATCAGGGGGGTAATCTGAATACTAGCAGtgtatattttactatttatggAGCGATTGAGATGATTTTCCTTCCTTGTttccagtctttttttttttttgtttttctttcttttctctctTGAGCgatcaaaagaaattattttagttattaatatatataacatttattttctttttatgattcTCATTTATGCATATGATTAATTTTCTAAGAATAGAGAACcagagagagagaaagggaAATTCAGGCAGACAAAaccaaaaatatgtacattggaCATACACACAATTCTTAATGTCTGTATTTCGTGATTCTTTCAGCTATGGTGACATGGTACCAAGTACGAATCTGGGGAAGTTGATTGGAGGGATTTGCTCCCTTTCTGGAGTACTTGTCATTGCTCTTCCCGTCCCTGTCATTGTCTCCAACTTTTCAAGAATCTATCATCAAAATCAAAGAGCAGACAAACGAAAAGCCCAAAAGGTAGaaaaggataatttatttttcctcctCAAGGAAGTTTTTCATtgagtcttttcttttttcccctctGTTAGAAAGCCCGACTCGCAAGGATTCAAATAGCCAAAGCAACCTCTGGTGCAGCCTTTGTCTCAAAGAAAAAGGCGGCTGAAGCACGAATGGCAGCCCGTGCTGCGGGTCTGGAAGTTAATGAGAACGACAAAGAGGACATTTTTGAAATGCAGCACCATCATTTACTCCGCTGCTTGGAGAAAACCACTGTGAGTTCATTTTTTCATGCCTTTGCAATACTGTTTTCCAGATTTTGTCGTTTGATTTGAAATTACTTCACTGCTTTGAAGATGAATCTTTGATGAGCTCTTCAATAGTTTTATTGAGAGGAGTAGTGGAAAGAAGGAAAACTacaaagaaaaggagaaaaacgAAAGccccaattaaataaaaatgataattcaattgccaatttttttttcttttgtaaacaaatactaatccttccttatttttttgtatgattcaATTTAGAATCGTGAATTCGTAGAAATGGATGTGCCCTTTAATGGAGGGCTAAGAGGAATTCGAGCTACAATGTCACAAGGTCCTTCTTCCCTTCCATCAAGTCCATCCATTGTCCATGGATCTGGATGGAAAAACTCACTCTTGGGCTCTTGTTGTGGAAAATGTAGTTCTTCAGGCTGTGAGGATGTAAGTGAttattgtctctttttttttactaatgcaTTTATCAAGGTCTCTTGATTCAAATTCATGATGACAGCCTTACAGTTAATTATAATGTATGCATGTATTTTCCTTATACTCATGCGTACTAGGCCTTATACCTACTAGGGAAATGAATGGTATAACCCCATACATATACAACAtattctatgaagaaaaaaaaagtaatagggCACAAGGAAATCCCTAGGATTTCACTTGATTTAAATTgttgtttcatattattttttaaatatcacacAACCTagaaaagaatcaaaaaataaataaatacaaaaacgaTTCATTCAGTTAATTACCTACATGCTTAatgtcatttcttttttttttaaacaaaacaatcttctcattatatacctatatacataaaatctaCTTATTTTCGAATTAACTCTGCAATGCGCAGTTCTCAAAGaaagaataaatgtatttttgaagggAGAGGTCAAGGTGATCAATAGTTGTTAGTAATACTCTCAATATGTGTTGTGTACTTCCTTaattaggactgaagactgcagtcccgtacAGTtgagtcctaaaacttataaagttcggtctgTGATgagataaatcaattttattgcttcttttttaattagatctATTACTGACACTTTCACACAGTCTTATTAGCTGGTCCCATGGATTGTTAGGGCTAgaatggaccgaataaataaagaatgacgCAACACGACTCTCAATATGTAAAATTAGTACCATATGATTGAGTCCAGCTGGGGGATGGAGAGAGATAGATATttattgcatataatatatatttatttactacaaaatttgtAGCAAATTTAATCATGATATTCAAAGTTTATTTGCTAAAATAATAAGGCATAGGGGATAATGTATTCTCATGAGCTTTTGTACACAGGATTATCTCCctctgttaatatatatttcccccATCTCTTTATCACTACGGAAACAGCTTTCACCTctttccttacttttttttttttgttaaacaaagtctaataaatctttttgcatttatttgaCGGTTTCGGATAACATAACTTTTTGTTACCATACATAATACATTATgttagatacataaataatttttaataaaagatggGAAGAAAAGAAGCCGGTCATCTCATTTTCCTTAAAGTAATACAAGTGATctttacgtaaaaaaaaaatacgcgCACGCCCACGagtctcttcttttcttttactcCATATTTATCTatcaataacaatataataataagtaatcaaATATGTTTTCCTCCAGTCAACTCTGGggacattaattaaatatgaagatTAATGATTAGTgcaataataatactataagtattattaatatttatcataatgaaGACACAAGGGAATAAATAATGTGACTACAATgtactaataaataaagaaatgggCTCAAGTATTTAAGGGACGGGAACGGGAACGGGATTTGTAGATTTGTACATTCAAAGAAGTGATGGTATGTTGAAGGAAAAGCAGAGGAGAGCAGATTAGTCCTCTTGAGATTTACTACAAACAGCACGTAAACAGGAATTACTACGttagcaatcctcaattctactctgagtcaaactaGGTCTTATATTGACTACTTTTTAGCAAATTCTTGGtttttactctccgtctttcatgaacacacttATCAGTGATTACTCAGACGGTTTCTTATTaagaattatagaataatactaacagctgtggattgaataaaacactgttcagattgccaactacaaaaaaaaacacgtgcataaatgcttagaatttactcctataataaatataagtcattgttggactaagagtagaattgaggattgtcAACAGAGTAACTCCTGTCTATGTCCTTGttagatatggagtgggatttgtgtatcGTATCCTACTCGTTCTCTTATACCGTCTGGCCCATTGATATCagaatactttttaattcaataattaattaaggatgaataattgaaaatcattcatatttctatatgttaaagcataagcaattagtagcaaaacaaaccaaacctgagctctctagctgaggtacaagtcaagaaaatggcATTTGAACGTggtcgacgaatttccattcgcgcactctaAGCATTTGGGCGTCTGTAGGATCTTTGTcaacgccgtcagcaagtccaaacgTTGGGGAGGAAGAAAATCTCTCTCAAAAATGGCAAACTGGatccagaggagttaaaaaaacaaatcaggCTAATCCTTTAATGTCCATGAGTGCCCATGCTAGAGATCTCTGGGATTCACCCCAGGCTGTACAGAGAGCTATCACAAAAGGGGGTGGAAAGAGCCCCGTGATGGCGGAGAGGCAGCTTTTGACAccagctttaaaaaaactttttggtgGATGTCGAGGGGACGACTGTATTGTTCGTCATCTAAACACTGAGGCCCCCAAAGGCACAGTCACCCAGTACTGGGAAAACATGATAGAGTACTACGACTGCAGCGGGTTTCAGACCTTCCACGGCAGCCTGGAAGCCGTTATTGCTactaagggcggctatattaataattaagatagctcagacgcacatctatttattttattaatttcgcTGAAATTATAATGTTGATTAATAAAGTACATGTTGcggaattttaaaattcaaagtgttcagattttaaaggaCCACTCGGTATAGCTAATTGTAGCTGGTCTAATAAAACAACATGATGTTGGTTATTTTAACAAACCTTCAtggcatattttttacaactagaGTAATAAAGAGAAGAAGACACTATCTATTTTTACCGCCTGTATAGAAccattatttatacattttaaattgaattcttcatccacacaaaaacaaaaaaaaacaatatctttaaatatgtattttgttttaaattaaaggtTTTTTCATTATCCCTTGGTTCACATACCAACAAAACAATGCAATACACAACGATTTTTATCCATTTCAGAGCTGTTCAAAGCCCTCCATTACGCACGAGTCCAAATACAGCGTTTCAGGAAACAAAAAACACGATAATCTTCACAACGACACTGAGCTAAATGACGTACAAATACGGGGAATGTATAGAGAAAACCTGACCATAACCGGAGGGTTTGGAAGAGAGCCATCCCTAAACAACAATGCCTTAGGCGTCGTTCTGGGATCTCCGCACGCAGAAAACTCTCCTGTTGTCATCTCTGCTGTTGTATCAGCTCCAAATCCCAGCTCAGAGAATAACAATAGCCCTTCATCCCCTGAAGTACAACCCAGCTCTATTTTACCAAGTGTGACAGTATCCAATCTATGAAGAGGTGGGGAGGGGTGGCCCGGGCTGTAAATTGAACTATTAATCATGAATTCTACGTCACTTCTCGACCaattaataaagaaagtaaGACAAATTATAGTCATCTCATATCTTTTCTTCCTTAGTTTcttacggtctttatttttgttcttctagtgagattttttttttttaaatggaatttaaatccttcatttaactCTCCTTACATCTATcgtaaacttttattttatttttgttgaactttagtcaataaatatgaCTTGGAGAatctttttatgatttaatttccCCATTATTACCTATTAGTAAAATTATGTATCTCTTGAAAGGTGTTGACCCCGAGATCGATACATGAATTTCTGGACGGACACAatgacaaaatacaaaataatatttaacaatatatatatatttatttatttaatacatttaactttgcatttaattcaatgttAGCATGGTTATCAATTAATGTAAAATGACTTGAAATGGTTtatgtaatacatattattaatataatataaaagatctAATAATTCCTTAATAATCTCTTAATTTACCAAATGGGTACTATATTCATTATACATAAGTATCTAATTTTTAACAAGGAAACGAGAGAGCTGAATTTCTCCCATGAGTActgaatattattatgtattaatgaaaaagtattttaaaaattgttaaaaagatatttcgttactactttttttttcattgtttttcacGGATTGatataattgtttattgatATCTTTgtttatgtattcatttattataactgcatataattatttttttttaaatcatcagtGTATTTatccatataatactagaaacctgtaagccAAAGCCCCAGCGCCCCCACTACAAATggggtagaagaactgagaaatcaCAATAATGGCATACGTTTATAAGGTCATATGTCAACCATTTGTCATCCTTTTATGGACCAAAAAAACTTAgcatttattagatttaaatagtcaaatttactcttatatctaaaaaaaaaaaaaaaaaaaaaaaaaaaaaaaaaaaaaaaaaaaagggacttgatattacaattaaacaatttttatatacactTATACGACGTATTTATTTCACAGCCctgactttatttatatataggtatatatttgatcatttaaacaaataacaaatacttttttatccatgaaaatatgacaaatggtcgAAAAGTGAGCTTATGAACTCAAACGTCATTTATAACATCCGGAAAAAAGGaccattttgtttaaattaaaatgggttgtataatttttataattaataaagcacggatttaattgaatatattgtcTTCTTGTAGCCTTGCCCTCGGATCATTGAATCATTTGTTGGTACTTCTTAGGAGACCATTTCACTCGTTTCCACTCCTCCTgagatttttgcttttttaaatagggGTAAGCTTGATTATACAGTTTGATCAAATTTTTATGGTGGGCTTCCTGATTCATTTTgacattctgtcaaaattgaATCTGGTTGAGAGGAGTAAGAGTACATTTCATGAACCAGGGGTTCTGAATTAGTGTGTTATAGTAATTTGTatgcatttgtaaataaaatatattggttatcttAAAGAACATGCATACACTTCATATTCAAATGGTTTTGTTCATCAGTGAAACAGTGATCAGTTCTCAACTTAGCAGactccaaaatattcaataccCCTCTActcaatccttaaaaaaaaaaaaaaaaatcggtacacCTACCTCCCTCCCCCTCCTGTCAACTGAATTTCGTCATAAATAGATGACCCCTTATGTATGCCATTATTGATATTCCTCAATTTTTCTGCCCATTTAGAGCGGGCGCGCTTTAGGCTTCTCTTACaagtttctattattatatgatCTATCCAAGGAATACCCTATACATGGACGGATCACtcttttttttgaacaacttaatattatttttttaatcatagtaaaatattatcaaatgaaTGAgacaattgaattaaaacatttgtataagaaactgtttttattaattataattctggttatataaaataaatagaaaaatcaaacatatattttaagacaataaacaattgttttaattcaataacgCTTCTGCtcaaaaaaatagcttttagtTGGTcaacaaatagaaaaagaaaaaatggcatGTATAGAGTATTCTTTGATGAATTGATCTACTTAATATGTGTGTTTGTTCGTACTTCTTCAACATAACTCAGTCATCTACCTAACGattatatatcatttgttggtgtatagattttattaactttatacctttgaaagtatatatatatatatacaatgtaggtgcgtacatacataaatattatgtatattattgaatatgaaaaaaaatcatcttccagttaaactttttagacctgaaattttattttcttctgtgtagaaatgttttataaaaatgaatgaattatgtcgatttattataataaaaaagtaaaagtttaaaaaagaaaagattaataattaataggctacgtttatatttctttgttgTAAGACTATATATGGGgtttgtatttgattttttcggTCTGGATTCTGTACCAAAGATGTTGGAAGAAAAAGCTTTATACCAGAATTACCgcataatcatttttttccgAATTAAGATGCTACAATAATACGTTTTCGTCCACTAGGGGGTTGAGTATACTCATAGACATAGGAGACAgaaggaggggggagggggtgtaatttaagtttaattttccCTATTTaaggaaaacaaataaatatttgtccaaataatatggtaaattttgggaaaatgtaatctaaaaaaaaaagtttatcaaagaaaaatctttCTAAGTGATAGTCCCAAATATTAAGGTCCAATTCTCCTACGCATTGCTGACTAACTAACAACCTAGCCTCTATACAATTacctttttaattgaattagcAAGGTGAATTCTGCAAAGGAAAGgcaaaaatgtatactttatgggggaaaatgataaagtaacgTCATTTGTAGAATCCAAAGTGAAATCTAGAGATTTCACGTATCAAAGGAAAGCTAATAGACTCATTTTGGCTACATTGCTTTTTTTAGCTATGGTTTAAACTAATTCATAATTTGTTTGGGAGCAGTGGTTGTCAGGCAAAACTGCCATAGAGGGGGGCATGCATGTGTAAATATTATCACTTTAGACcagtaaaacttttttcaggTCAGCTCTGACTAAGCCTAAAGAAGGGAATcgtcaaaagaaaaaactaagtttagcgattagaaaaggggAAAAAGTATGGTTACGTGTGctcttgcttcttttttttcttcattattgaaTAGTCCTGATGTTAACTTCTACTTCAGAAGTTTGCATTCTTGCATATTTTTGgcataaattgttttaagaatgcataataaaataagataatattttccctgcacagGTGCTATTTTAAATCTTGAAGATatctttatagtagtaattcattttctccctcaaaattatataaaaagtcaaGCTGATAGTAATTAACAAGGGTATTAATTCAGTGATATACAGATTTATAATATTGGCGGCATTTATTTCTCTATTATTTAAACCCTTCCTTGGTGAACGGAGATTTTCTACAACCCAATTGTAATATTAATGCTATAAATCTATTTAGAACAGATTTTAATGCTGGAAACAGCATTAATATGCTTCAAAAACATCATTTAGAATAAATGTTGATGTTGGAAAAATGTACTTTCTTGGAACCTTTCgcaaattttgtcatttttaatcaaggtttggtaaatttgattctttttaagTTATTCTTTTGGTTTGCTTATTTCTCTGTTTCAATTTAAGGTAAATACATTgctacaaatataatatcagctgttatcaaactcaatctcatcaaagttaattaatacattttaagtagCAAAAGTccattaaaagtaataaatatttcatagcagtttttatcgaaaatgaaattagattatattttaattataataatcacatattatatcttgttaatcCCTAAATCAAAGGTTGTTATGATTAATTAgcgtaattttgagtctatgtcaactttgtatgaagaaataaaattcattcagaaatattaataaacggCAAAAGTGAAGTTGTAAGCTTTTTACAATTCCAAAGCCAATACGGGTGTTATAAATTAATGTGTTGATAGTTGGTTAATTGTTTGAAATCATGCTATGGGGCGTGCGGggtggaaaatatttaaaaatttctataaaaaaacagcaGCTTGATGAAAAGTTTCGTGACTATTACTGAGGGCTAATAACTCAAAGATAATATCAAACATTTAGAACATCCacttaaaagaaacaaaaattcaacCAATCCGCTTCGTTCCCAGAaactgataataaaataaattaaattcccCATCTTTTAATTACCcgttatttagaaaaagaaatatattataaaatactcttCATATAGAGATGGGTTTCTCAAACTGCCCCCTTGGCTTCAATATAAACTTCTACTACCACCCCTAAAcgcattacaaaaaaaaaaatcttccaccAAACATGATGATAAtcgaaaaacaatcaaataaattttcattttatttc includes the following:
- the Shal gene encoding potassium voltage-gated channel protein Shal translates to MASVAAWLPFARAAAIGWVPIATHPLPPPPAMHGKQRCEDEKLIVNISGRRFETWQNTLEKYPDTLLGSNERDFFYEEETGEYFFDRDPDIFRHILNYYRTGKLHYPRNECLTQYDEELAFFGIMPDVIGDCCYEDYRDRKRENAERLMDDKLDEEEGADAIVPEEFRERMWRAFETPHTSTPALVFYYVTGFFIAVSVMANVVETVPCGEVPGRNQIQPCGEKYKIMFFCLDTACVMIFTAEYFLRLYAAPDRFKFMRSVMSVIDFVAIMPYYIGLGLSDDNEVSGAFVTLRVFRVFRIFKFSRHSQGLRILGYTLQSCASELGFLVFSLAMAIIIFATIMFYCEKSVDGSTFTSIPAAFWYTIVTMTTLGYGDMVPSTNLGKLIGGICSLSGVLVIALPVPVIVSNFSRIYHQNQRADKRKAQKKARLARIQIAKATSGAAFVSKKKAAEARMAARAAGLEVNENDKEDIFEMQHHHLLRCLEKTTNREFVEMDVPFNGGLRGIRATMSQGPSSLPSSPSIVHGSGWKNSLLGSCCGKCSSSGCEDSCSKPSITHESKYSVSGNKKHDNLHNDTELNDVQIRGMYRENLTITGGFGREPSLNNNALGVVLGSPHAENSPVVISAVVSAPNPSSENNNSPSSPEVQPSSILPSVTVSNL